The sequence CCGCCTCCTGCGGCGCATGCTCAAGCTCATCGAGCCCCTCTATCTGGTGGACCCGGAAGAGAGCAATTTCACCCCTCAGGGATGCCGGACCATGCACGACATCGCCCGGTTCATCCACGAGAAGGCCGTGGAGATCCTGACCGAGATCCCGACCACGGCCGGTGCGAGCGAGGCCTGCCCTGGCGGACGCCTGGAGCTTCCGGTGCCCATGGATCTGGTGGTCCTGGATATCGGCGGCGGCCTGACCGAGGAGTGCGCCGCGGAAGACGACGGCACGCCGAGCCGCAGGCGGACCATCCGGCCGGAACAGGTCCGTTCGCAGACGCTGCGCGCCTTCATCGACGGCGTGACCTCGGAGGGCGTCTGGCAGTCTCATCCCGTGCCGGTTGATTTTTCCAGCTTCATGTCAAGCATGACCCGGACCTTCTCGGCCGACTCGGCAGGGGTCAACCGCATGGGCCAGAATCTGGCCGTGGTCTCGGACCGTTATCTGCATTTGAGCCTCAAGCTCGGCTACCACTTCACCCTGATAGACTGCTACCGGAGCGAGGACGACTCGCGCAACAGCGTGCAGTTCCGTTTCGCGGGCGGGGTCACCGGAGCGGTGCGCCGTTCCCGCCGGGCGCGCTTCCTGTTCGAGGTGCTCAAGGGCTTCGACTTCTCCGTGACCGTCAAGGACGACCTGGTGGTGGCCCGGGCCAAGGGCTGGATGGCCCGAGACCTGAACCGGCTCATGCGCATCCTCGGCCTGCTGGTGGCCTACACCCGCCAGCTGGACGTTTCCATGATCAGTGACGCAGTAATTTTCGAGCATTGTCAGGAATTTGAACACATCGCTGAAGAGGCGGTGGGCAATTAGCTATTGGAGGTTGGCAGTATGACCGCCACATCGAAGACCAGTATTCTCATTCTCGACGACGAACCCATCGTCAGCAAGCGGCTCCAGCCCGCCCTGGAAAAGAAGGGCTATGAGGTGGAAAGCTTCTACGAGAGCGCCCAGGCCATGGCCCGCATCCGGGAGCGGAGCTTCGACATCGTCGTCACTGACCTGAAAATGGAAGGCATCGACGGCATGCAGTTTCTGGCCGAGGTCAAGAAACTCTCCTCGCGCACCGAGGTAATCGTCATCACCGGATTCGCCACCATGGACACGGCCAAGGAGTCCATGCGCAAGGGCGTGTTCGACTTTCTGGCCAAGCCGTTCAAGCTCGGCGAGATCCAGGAGGTCATCAGGAAGGCCGAGGAGCACATCCGCCTCGGCAAAGAAGGGAAGGAATAGGAATTTCATGAACCATTCAAAAAGCGAGGTGCGCCCATGGACATGCTGAAAGCTCTTGTCCCCGTGGAAATGACGTTGGCGTCCAATGTGGCCCTGCGATACCTGTGCCGGAAAGCGGAACTGCTCGGCATCGCCGTGCAGCCCGTACATGTGGAGGAACCGGACCACAAACCGCACTCCTCGGAAACCGGCTGGATCCGCCGCTCCTGGGAATCGGGGCTGCGCCAGGCCGGGCTTGAGGAAGTACAGCGCATCCTGAACAGCGAGAAGCTGGACTGCTTCATCCTGCCCAATCCCATCGTCCGTGTGGGCGATCGCGAGGACACGCTCCTCGAGGAGTTGCGGCTGGGCGGATACGATTTCTTCGTGGAAGGGGAGGTGGCCAATTTCAATACCGGCGCCTTCCGCAAACGGCTGCGCTCAAAGCTCTACCGCCAGATGCCGTGTCCGGTGCTGTTGGTGCGCAATATGATCCAGTCCGACCGGCTGGCCCTGGTCCTGGACGAGAAGACCGACGTGGACACCCTGGTGGCTCGTTTCCACCACCTGTTCGGCGGGCGCGATGTGGATTTCGATCTGTGCGCCTACGCCATGGACGATCTGCATCAGGACCCCCATCCGGACGAGCTGTTGAGCGAAGGCGGAGAGATTCTGGCCAAGCTCGGCTACAAGCCGGCCCGTGCCTTTACCCTGCTGGGCGCGCCCGAGACCGCCGCTCGCAACCTGGGCGACTACGGCATGATCGTGGCCCACATGGACAGAAAGTCCAATCGCAAGTCGCCCCTGACCGAGGTTCTGGGACTGTCCTCCAGCCCCATCCTCATTTGTTGGTAACCGTACCAAGGGAGAGATGACATGAAGATTCTCGTCGCCGTGGATGAAAATGCCTACAGCCGGTATGCCGTGCGCCAGGCCGCCCGTCTGGCGGCCAACACCTGGGCGGACGTGGTCATGCTGGCCATCGAAAAGAACCGCTCCTACATCGCCGAAGAAGAGCTGGATCCGACCCACGCCCATCCCAGGCTGCGGTTGCTGAACCGCTACCGGGCCGATTTCCTCGACGCTCTGGGACCGGGCGTGGACCTGTACGACGCACGGGAAGACGCGCCGTTCGTCCGTCGCGAGGACAAGGTTCTGGAGCAGGACCTTTCAGGTCGCAAGTCCCTCAAACTGCACCTGCGAGGCGGCGATCCGGTCAAGGCCATCTCCGCCGAGGCCCAGGCAGAAGGGTGCGATCTGATCATTCTCGGCTGCGGCCATCACGAGGGTGGCTGGGGCCGCGGTTCTGATGTGCCTGGTCGTGTCGCCGATGCGGCGGACTGCTCTGTCTTCGTCATCCGCGAGGAACCGGCCACCTCTCGCGTCATCTGCTGTCTGGACCACGCGGACATCTCCCAGGAGTCGCTGGAGCTGATCAATCAGTGGGTGACCATCTATGCCGCCGGGCTGGAAGTGGTCGGTGTGCTCAAGAAGGGCGAGCTGCGCGAAGCGGTGGAGTCCAAGATGGGCGAGGTCCTGGACTACTACCTGAAACGGGACGTCAACGCCCTGATTCGTGTGGTGGACGAGGACTCACTGGAGACATTCATCGAGTCCGGGCGCAAAGACGACCTCATGGCCCTGTGGCTCAGGCACAAGTCTCCCCTGCAGCGTCTTTTCCATTCCAAGAGGGTCAATGCGTTGGTTAATCACGCCTCCTCATCCATGCTTATCCTGCGCTGATCCATGAACCGAACCGGAGGCGGGGCCCCCATCATCCCCTGCAGGGGGCTCCGTCGCCACCCCTTCCCGCCTTGCTTTTGCGGTCCTGAAAAAGATCGCCTCAACGTGTTTTGAAAATCCCTCGATAGTTCCGTAATACCCTGAAAACAGGTGCCTTACCGGTCTGATGCCGTGAGCGGATACGCCTGCATCCGTAGGGCCTACAAAGATAGAGCGACTCGGCCGGTCGCTGAGGCGTTCGTGAGAAGCCCGTTTTTCGTCTGTACTGAGGTGCGGTAGGCGGGGTGTTCCCCTACGACCCGTCCGCGCCGGATAAGGGTGCGGCATCCGGCGCGGACGGTGACGAGGGTGGCGGCCGGGTGGCGGTGGCCGTCTAGCTGCCGACTGGCGGGAGGAGGTAGCCCGTCGTCAGGCATCAATTTTTAAGCATCAATTCCTTCATACGCCACGGCCATCTCGTGGCGTTTCCTGTAATGCGAACAATATTGCATACGCATCTCGTGCGGCATCATGTTGCGGCCGCAGGTCTCCCGGTTGCGCGGGAGGCCGGGCGCGGCCTGGCTGACCAGGAGGTTAGCCAGCTCCTGCGCCCGGCCCAGGAGCGGATACTCGTACATGTTCAGTTCGACCCAGGGCATTCCGACCGCCTCAATGGCCTGACGGGCAAACGGCGAGTTGGCGTCGTCCTCGTCCGGTGAGTGTATGAACAGGGAGTCGGGCCACTGGGAAGGCATGGAGCCGAGGTATGGCTCGGTGAAGGCCCGCCTGGGGAAGGGGGCCAGAAGCGAGGTGCTCTCTTCTCCGAAGTCGAGCCAGTGAAGTGGGCCGGACACGAAGGGCGCGACCTGAGTGGCTTCGCTGTTGCCGTCTACGGCCTCGGCCAAGGAGGCGGGGCAGACTTCCATGAAACTCTTGCCGGGCTCGGGGACGACGGCGTCCCAGAAGATCAGGGAGCGCACGGCCGAGGGCTTGGCCGAGGCCAGGGCCGGACCGAGCAGGCCGGACCAGCCGGAGCAGACCACGGTCGCGCCGGAGATGTCTTCGATCTCGAAATACCGTATGAGGTTTTCCAGGGCGGCCCGAGCGGGGCTGTCTGCGCTTTCCGGGTCAAAGGGCAGGGTGCGCCCGGCGTAGCTCGGGGTATGGACCTCGTGTCCGAGATCCTGCAGTTCGCTGGCTGTCTGGCGCCAGACCCAGCTGCCCTGGAATGCGTCGTGCAGAAGAACGAAGAGTGCCATGGTTCACCTCACATGGTGTTTGCATCGGTCGGCCGGGCACGGGCCTTGGGTCCGCGAGCGCTTCGGGATGCCGTTGCGGAAAAAGCCCTAACTACCGGTTTCCTCCAGGGAACAGGCAGCGAACCGGTCGTCGCTGCGCCTGGTGGTCGCATTGCCGGATTTGCCCTCGAACCAGCCTACGCGGTCGGCAGGCCAGACGTCGAAGTCCGGAACATACGGCTTGATGTCGATGACAGGCGTGC is a genomic window of uncultured Pseudodesulfovibrio sp. containing:
- a CDS encoding response regulator; amino-acid sequence: MTATSKTSILILDDEPIVSKRLQPALEKKGYEVESFYESAQAMARIRERSFDIVVTDLKMEGIDGMQFLAEVKKLSSRTEVIVITGFATMDTAKESMRKGVFDFLAKPFKLGEIQEVIRKAEEHIRLGKEGKE
- a CDS encoding universal stress protein, translated to MDMLKALVPVEMTLASNVALRYLCRKAELLGIAVQPVHVEEPDHKPHSSETGWIRRSWESGLRQAGLEEVQRILNSEKLDCFILPNPIVRVGDREDTLLEELRLGGYDFFVEGEVANFNTGAFRKRLRSKLYRQMPCPVLLVRNMIQSDRLALVLDEKTDVDTLVARFHHLFGGRDVDFDLCAYAMDDLHQDPHPDELLSEGGEILAKLGYKPARAFTLLGAPETAARNLGDYGMIVAHMDRKSNRKSPLTEVLGLSSSPILICW
- a CDS encoding universal stress protein, coding for MKILVAVDENAYSRYAVRQAARLAANTWADVVMLAIEKNRSYIAEEELDPTHAHPRLRLLNRYRADFLDALGPGVDLYDAREDAPFVRREDKVLEQDLSGRKSLKLHLRGGDPVKAISAEAQAEGCDLIILGCGHHEGGWGRGSDVPGRVADAADCSVFVIREEPATSRVICCLDHADISQESLELINQWVTIYAAGLEVVGVLKKGELREAVESKMGEVLDYYLKRDVNALIRVVDEDSLETFIESGRKDDLMALWLRHKSPLQRLFHSKRVNALVNHASSSMLILR
- a CDS encoding alpha/beta fold hydrolase — protein: MALFVLLHDAFQGSWVWRQTASELQDLGHEVHTPSYAGRTLPFDPESADSPARAALENLIRYFEIEDISGATVVCSGWSGLLGPALASAKPSAVRSLIFWDAVVPEPGKSFMEVCPASLAEAVDGNSEATQVAPFVSGPLHWLDFGEESTSLLAPFPRRAFTEPYLGSMPSQWPDSLFIHSPDEDDANSPFARQAIEAVGMPWVELNMYEYPLLGRAQELANLLVSQAAPGLPRNRETCGRNMMPHEMRMQYCSHYRKRHEMAVAYEGIDA